A section of the Bacillus sp. HSf4 genome encodes:
- a CDS encoding LysR family transcriptional regulator, whose amino-acid sequence MIELLEGKFFKTFIAVMEEKNFSRAADRLGYVQSTVTSHIQLLEQACGQRLFHRLSRGVKPTPAGLKLSKYAYQFIQLGMSLGEAMNELDQPQGTVRIRMQESFFLTRMSFLIEDFLKDYPKIRLQLESGFQHDIVQQVLNHAADFGIVPQNPNRPDLLFYPLFAEKLVFIAPHVLAEKVESEGFGVLSRETFISFGTSCVYHTEAGRLLQEAGVEGNSALEYPSIDMIKQAVRCGIGFAFIPEVAVKQELEAKQFKLLPVTAPIVSTHGLIVHQDRELSLAASLLKEKVTGYFCNEAEKSPAN is encoded by the coding sequence ATGATTGAGCTTTTAGAGGGGAAATTTTTTAAAACCTTCATCGCCGTCATGGAAGAAAAAAACTTCAGCCGCGCCGCTGATCGGCTGGGGTATGTACAGTCGACGGTCACCAGCCATATTCAGCTTTTGGAACAGGCTTGCGGACAGCGTTTGTTTCACCGGCTGTCAAGGGGAGTGAAGCCGACACCGGCCGGTTTGAAGCTTAGCAAATATGCTTATCAATTTATTCAATTAGGGATGTCTTTAGGAGAAGCGATGAATGAACTGGATCAGCCTCAAGGTACCGTCCGGATTCGCATGCAGGAATCGTTTTTTCTGACGCGCATGTCTTTTTTGATCGAAGATTTTCTAAAAGATTATCCAAAAATCAGATTGCAATTGGAAAGCGGATTCCAGCACGATATCGTTCAGCAGGTGCTGAACCATGCCGCCGATTTCGGCATCGTGCCGCAAAATCCGAACCGGCCCGATCTCCTTTTCTATCCTTTGTTTGCAGAAAAACTGGTGTTTATCGCTCCCCATGTGCTCGCTGAGAAAGTTGAATCCGAGGGCTTTGGCGTCCTGAGCCGGGAAACATTCATCAGCTTCGGCACAAGCTGTGTGTACCATACAGAAGCGGGCCGGCTGCTCCAAGAAGCCGGCGTTGAAGGAAACAGCGCCTTGGAATACCCAAGCATCGACATGATCAAACAAGCTGTCAGATGCGGAATCGGCTTTGCCTTCATTCCGGAAGTCGCTGTCAAACAAGAGCTTGAAGCCAAGCAATTCAAACTGCTGCCTGTGACTGCCCCGATTGTCTCCACGCACGGGCTCATCGTTCATCAAGACAGGGAGCTGAGTCTGGCAGCGTCTTTATTAAAGGAAAAAGTAACCGGCTATTTTTGTAACGAAGCGGAAAAAAGCCCGGCAAATTAA
- a CDS encoding DJ-1/PfpI family protein → MSRTRGFRLGVYIFKDAEIIDYAAPYGVFSVARRLDPELDAFLVADAMKPVQTQAGLTVQPNYSFNDQPDMDAFFIPGGFGTRQETNNKRLHQFIRSLPETTLLVSVCTGSWIYGRMGLLDGLCATSRKEPDRLEASEMGQVPIDRLADIAPACRISRARIVDSGRIITAGGIASGMEMGFHLLRRAGYDETFIEETARIMEYKEGYSQYRDDIEYARKIK, encoded by the coding sequence ATGAGCAGAACGAGAGGATTTAGGCTTGGCGTGTATATTTTCAAGGATGCTGAAATCATCGACTATGCCGCCCCATACGGAGTATTTTCCGTGGCGAGGAGGCTCGATCCTGAACTGGACGCCTTTCTTGTGGCGGATGCGATGAAACCGGTTCAGACGCAAGCCGGTTTAACCGTTCAACCGAATTACAGTTTCAATGATCAGCCTGATATGGATGCTTTCTTCATTCCGGGCGGATTCGGCACACGCCAGGAAACCAACAACAAACGACTGCATCAGTTTATCCGCTCTTTGCCAGAGACGACGCTTTTGGTCAGCGTATGCACGGGATCATGGATTTACGGTCGCATGGGGCTCTTAGACGGGCTCTGTGCCACCAGCCGAAAAGAACCGGATCGGCTTGAGGCGTCAGAGATGGGGCAAGTTCCGATCGACCGCTTGGCTGACATCGCGCCGGCCTGCCGCATCAGCCGGGCGAGAATCGTCGACAGCGGCCGGATCATCACTGCCGGGGGAATCGCTTCAGGCATGGAAATGGGCTTTCACTTATTGAGAAGAGCGGGCTATGATGAAACATTCATTGAAGAAACGGCTCGGATTATGGAGTATAAAGAGGGGTACAGCCAGTATCGGGATGATATTGAATACGCGCGGAAAATCAAATAG
- the folE2 gene encoding GTP cyclohydrolase FolE2, which yields MERKLQFPAKPERHRRFGSVEPIKGIKPTDKEHMKDLQNMPNDYFFDIDSVGIANVSHPIQVQSALNPRTQTTIGTFSLTTHLQKSRKGINMSRLTEQLQRYHETGWTVDLHTLKDFTKELADNMEQQSAAVSVSFPWYFERRSPDTELPGLMHADVQMSVSFEKNKGWSQTVGITSKVTTLCPCSKEISEYSAHNQRGIISITAHIHEQAEMPDDFKTALLAAAETNASAKLHPVLKRPDEKKVTEQAYENPRFVEDVIRLTAADLYEMEWVSAFEIECRNEESIHMHDAVARLSFSK from the coding sequence ATGGAAAGAAAACTTCAATTCCCCGCAAAACCGGAGCGCCACCGCCGCTTCGGATCGGTTGAACCGATAAAAGGAATAAAGCCGACTGATAAAGAACACATGAAGGATCTGCAAAATATGCCGAACGACTATTTTTTCGATATTGACTCGGTCGGCATCGCAAATGTTTCACATCCGATCCAGGTTCAATCTGCTCTAAATCCGAGGACGCAGACGACAATCGGCACTTTTTCGTTAACGACCCATCTGCAAAAGAGCCGCAAAGGCATCAATATGAGCCGTCTGACAGAGCAATTGCAGCGCTACCATGAAACAGGCTGGACCGTTGACCTTCACACGCTGAAAGATTTCACAAAGGAATTGGCGGACAACATGGAGCAGCAAAGCGCAGCCGTTTCCGTTTCGTTTCCATGGTATTTCGAGCGGCGCAGTCCTGACACCGAATTGCCCGGACTGATGCACGCAGATGTTCAGATGAGTGTCTCCTTTGAAAAAAACAAAGGCTGGTCGCAAACCGTTGGAATCACGTCAAAAGTGACGACCCTTTGTCCTTGCTCTAAAGAAATCAGCGAGTACAGCGCCCACAATCAGCGCGGGATCATCAGTATCACGGCGCACATCCATGAACAGGCGGAAATGCCGGACGATTTTAAAACAGCACTCCTCGCCGCGGCGGAAACGAATGCAAGCGCCAAGCTCCATCCCGTCTTAAAAAGACCTGACGAAAAGAAAGTGACAGAACAAGCCTACGAGAATCCGAGGTTTGTAGAAGATGTCATCCGCCTGACTGCGGCCGACTTGTATGAAATGGAGTGGGTTTCGGCGTTTGAGATCGAATGCCGGAATGAAGAATCGATACATATGCATGATGCCGTGGCGCGGCTCTCATTTTCTAAATAA